In a single window of the Methanofollis ethanolicus genome:
- a CDS encoding site-specific DNA-methyltransferase, with product MSDNSVSTLQKLLRQLFQINEETADLDFGIYRIMHLKKGAVDAFIQNDIAQIADMAALKEAVSSLARELGVDPECDEAELERVQQVNPANAELFRTKRDLLRRAADIGEAGRNDVFNHLISFLSRYYDEGDFMPLPRASSSRTYAVPYNGEEVMLYWANKDQYYIKTGEHFQNFLFRVGEYTVRFRLRDAETEQNNTRDERRYFMLHPKYPLEYDEKAKTLTIWFEYRQISTEENKALGQNAQAKLVEQAYDAIRMWDGIAFTGLQASLCQSPAKGQKSLLERKLAQYVRRNTSDYFIHKNLGPFLRQELDFYIKNEMMNLDAIGTGAKPNLQPYVDRIWVMKYLANQVIDFLAQMENFQKKLWEKKKFVLQTDYCMTIDHIPEKHYPAICANERQVQEWKNLYGIGEGAQQTLGGGKIDVAFLKGHPYLMLDTAFFDATFKDHLLEDLQHPDGTPVTDLEEAIGGLLIKSENWQALNLLQERYKEQVKCIYIDPPYNTGNDGFLYKDNYRHSSWLSMIKDRILCSMGFLSDDGSFFSSIDDNEADLYEVLLKEIYSPTNFLATLVWQKRYSPPPDTSNFGYMHELIFAFRSSEKFQRNLLPLTEEQIGRYRNPDNDPRGPWKPTDYTCRYTVDERSNLNYPIINPYTHQEIWPNYSRAWAFSQEVHKINENENRIWWGSDGSNNVPSLKNFLSEIQQGSMPTTILFHDTVGHTDEAAKELRAFFPNIKFTVKPTRLVRHLIQIGANKDSLIQDFFAGSGTTAHAVLNMNKEDDGTRKYILVEMADYFDTVMKPRIEKVAYSSNWKGGKPQDTDGQSHMFKYLTLESYEDTLNNIEFSARDSVQKSLFDLDGYFLRYMLDVESRESLCRMNHSTLDRPFDYTLARKTASQDNIARMPVDLVETFNYLLGIHVTTLRTEYNGEIKYRVVTGEKASENGMETYLIIWRTTAGWGAAELASDRTFVTEKIMAGREFDHIHMNDRFTVAKAKKIEDSFHRLMEGDWDAIRPAA from the coding sequence ATGAGCGACAATTCAGTATCCACATTGCAGAAACTGCTCAGGCAGTTGTTTCAAATTAACGAGGAGACCGCCGATCTTGACTTTGGCATTTACCGTATCATGCACCTGAAAAAGGGCGCCGTTGATGCATTCATTCAGAACGACATTGCACAAATTGCCGATATGGCGGCCCTGAAGGAGGCTGTGTCATCGCTGGCCCGCGAACTGGGAGTGGATCCAGAATGTGATGAAGCGGAACTAGAACGTGTTCAGCAGGTAAATCCGGCAAATGCGGAGTTGTTCCGGACGAAGAGGGATCTTCTGCGGCGGGCTGCCGATATTGGTGAGGCAGGACGCAATGATGTCTTTAATCACCTCATCTCCTTCCTCTCCCGCTACTATGATGAGGGCGACTTCATGCCGCTGCCCCGGGCGTCGTCATCCCGTACATACGCGGTCCCCTACAACGGTGAGGAAGTAATGCTCTACTGGGCGAACAAGGACCAATATTACATCAAAACAGGAGAGCACTTCCAGAACTTCCTCTTCCGGGTCGGGGAGTACACGGTGCGGTTCAGACTCCGGGATGCGGAAACAGAGCAGAACAACACCCGTGACGAGCGGCGCTACTTCATGCTCCATCCCAAATATCCCTTGGAGTATGACGAAAAAGCAAAGACGCTCACGATCTGGTTTGAGTACAGGCAGATCAGCACGGAGGAGAACAAGGCCCTTGGTCAGAATGCCCAGGCAAAACTGGTTGAGCAGGCGTACGATGCCATCCGGATGTGGGACGGGATTGCATTCACCGGGCTTCAGGCCTCGCTCTGTCAGTCCCCCGCAAAAGGCCAGAAAAGTCTCCTTGAGAGGAAACTGGCGCAGTATGTACGCCGGAACACCTCGGATTATTTCATCCACAAGAACCTGGGGCCGTTCCTGCGCCAGGAACTGGATTTCTACATCAAGAACGAGATGATGAACCTGGATGCCATCGGCACGGGTGCCAAGCCCAACCTCCAGCCGTACGTGGATCGCATCTGGGTCATGAAGTACCTGGCAAACCAGGTCATCGACTTCCTGGCGCAGATGGAGAACTTCCAGAAGAAACTGTGGGAGAAGAAGAAGTTCGTGCTCCAGACTGACTACTGCATGACCATCGACCACATCCCGGAGAAGCACTACCCGGCAATCTGCGCCAACGAGCGGCAGGTGCAGGAGTGGAAGAACCTCTATGGGATCGGAGAAGGGGCGCAGCAGACGCTCGGCGGCGGCAAAATAGACGTGGCCTTCCTGAAGGGTCACCCTTACCTGATGCTGGATACCGCCTTCTTCGACGCGACCTTCAAGGACCACCTCCTCGAAGACCTGCAGCACCCGGACGGCACGCCGGTGACGGACCTCGAAGAGGCCATCGGCGGATTGCTGATCAAGTCGGAGAACTGGCAGGCTTTGAACCTCCTGCAGGAGCGGTATAAGGAGCAGGTGAAGTGCATCTACATTGATCCGCCATATAATACAGGAAATGACGGGTTTCTGTACAAGGATAATTACCGGCATTCGAGCTGGTTGAGTATGATAAAGGACAGAATTCTTTGCTCGATGGGTTTTTTATCGGATGATGGTTCTTTCTTCTCTAGTATTGATGATAATGAGGCAGATCTATACGAAGTTCTTTTAAAGGAAATATATTCCCCTACAAATTTTTTAGCTACACTTGTTTGGCAAAAAAGATACTCTCCTCCACCAGATACGAGTAATTTTGGTTATATGCATGAGTTAATCTTCGCATTTCGTTCAAGTGAAAAATTTCAAAGAAATCTGTTACCTCTAACCGAGGAACAAATAGGCAGATACAGAAACCCTGATAATGATCCTAGGGGTCCTTGGAAGCCCACGGACTACACTTGCCGTTATACCGTGGACGAAAGATCAAACTTAAACTATCCAATAATTAATCCTTATACTCATCAAGAGATTTGGCCCAATTACTCGCGTGCTTGGGCGTTTTCACAAGAAGTTCACAAAATAAACGAAAATGAGAATAGAATTTGGTGGGGCTCAGATGGAAGTAATAATGTCCCCTCTCTTAAGAATTTCTTATCAGAAATTCAGCAGGGTTCAATGCCAACTACAATACTATTTCATGATACCGTTGGCCATACCGATGAAGCTGCGAAAGAATTGAGGGCATTTTTCCCTAACATTAAGTTTACTGTAAAACCGACGCGGTTAGTTCGCCACCTAATCCAAATCGGAGCTAACAAAGATTCCCTGATTCAAGACTTCTTTGCCGGCTCAGGCACCACCGCCCACGCCGTGCTCAACATGAACAAGGAGGACGACGGCACCCGAAAGTACATCCTCGTGGAGATGGCTGACTACTTCGACACCGTCATGAAACCCCGCATCGAAAAGGTCGCCTACTCCTCCAACTGGAAAGGCGGCAAGCCGCAGGACACCGACGGCCAGAGTCACATGTTCAAGTACCTCACACTGGAGAGTTACGAGGACACCCTCAACAACATTGAGTTCTCCGCTCGTGACTCGGTCCAGAAGAGCCTCTTTGATCTGGACGGCTACTTCCTCCGTTACATGCTCGACGTGGAGAGCCGGGAGAGCCTATGCCGCATGAACCACAGCACACTGGACCGCCCCTTCGACTACACCCTGGCCCGGAAGACCGCCAGCCAGGATAACATTGCCCGGATGCCCGTGGACCTGGTGGAGACCTTCAACTACCTCCTCGGCATCCACGTCACCACGCTGCGGACCGAGTACAACGGCGAGATCAAATACCGCGTTGTCACCGGCGAAAAGGCCAGTGAAAACGGCATGGAAACCTACCTCATCATCTGGCGGACCACTGCGGGGTGGGGCGCAGCTGAGCTGGCATCCGACCGCACATTCGTGACCGAGAAGATTATGGCAGGCCGTGAATTCGACCACATCCACATGAACGACCGTTTCACTGTGGCGAAGGCCAAGAAGATTGAGGACTCATTCCACCGGCTCATGGAGGGAGACTGGGATGCCATCCGACCTGCTGCGTGA
- a CDS encoding DUF5655 domain-containing protein → MGDTRIFRIDTPQAEELKGSSVALEKSLQTYMEQNLDPLLGVTFLASEYATGKTHGGRIDTLGIDENGFPVIIEYKRALNENVINQGLYYLDWLLDHKAEFELLYLKTFKKQGDEVIDWTGPRLLCIAGDFTKYDIHAVQQINRNVELIRYRKFDTSLLLLELVNATVQNGDSVPAPAAEKKVSGNRTFSEALELSHADQKDRYEALKAFALALGDDVQVKVTKLYAAFRRIKNFTCVELRPQSNLMLLYLRLNPDDIPLEEGFTRDVRNIGHWAPGDLEISIRSDADLERAKTLIVKSYEEN, encoded by the coding sequence ATGGGCGACACCCGCATCTTTCGCATCGACACCCCACAGGCAGAGGAGTTGAAAGGATCGTCCGTCGCCCTGGAGAAGTCCCTCCAGACCTACATGGAGCAGAACCTCGACCCTCTCCTTGGCGTCACCTTCCTGGCCAGCGAGTACGCCACCGGAAAGACACACGGCGGCCGGATCGACACCCTGGGCATCGACGAGAACGGCTTTCCGGTCATCATCGAGTACAAACGGGCGCTCAACGAGAACGTCATCAACCAGGGCCTCTACTACCTCGACTGGCTCCTCGACCACAAGGCCGAATTTGAACTCCTCTACCTGAAGACGTTCAAGAAGCAGGGCGACGAGGTCATCGACTGGACCGGCCCGCGCCTCCTCTGTATTGCCGGCGACTTCACGAAGTACGACATCCACGCAGTCCAGCAGATCAACAGGAATGTGGAGTTGATCAGGTACAGGAAGTTCGACACATCTCTCCTCCTTCTCGAACTGGTGAATGCCACGGTCCAGAACGGGGATTCTGTCCCCGCCCCCGCAGCCGAGAAAAAAGTCTCAGGGAATAGAACATTCAGCGAAGCGCTCGAACTCTCCCATGCTGATCAGAAGGACCGCTATGAGGCCTTGAAGGCATTTGCCCTCGCTCTGGGCGACGACGTCCAGGTGAAGGTCACAAAGTTGTATGCGGCGTTCAGGCGGATAAAAAATTTTACCTGTGTCGAACTCCGCCCGCAGTCGAACCTGATGCTCCTCTACCTCCGTCTCAACCCCGACGACATCCCTCTGGAGGAAGGTTTTACGCGGGATGTACGGAACATCGGCCACTGGGCCCCCGGCGATCTGGAGATTTCCATCCGATCAGATGCCGACCTGGAACGGGCCAAGACTCTCATCGTAAAGAGTTATGAGGAGAACTAA
- a CDS encoding ATP-dependent DNA helicase yields the protein MPQDKLQYRILNEPFKLSSPQIEAVLSKKNRVRVVAGAGAGKTETLTRKIVHLLMEKKASPSSIVAFTFTEKAAQSMKSRVYDRIRYFGGDAVCAQLGDMYVGTIHAYCARLLEDFFGYGGYSILDENQEMAYLHRFGWDLNILSDKSHSQKCQIFRRNLNVVYADMLPRHILKERAEDFAVAIQTYEQSLDDHRKLTFDRIIDITVKELEKHPEKTQHIRYLIVDEYQDINRAQERLIQLLSRNAQLFVVGDPRQTIYQWRGSDDRCFENFVNEKNASVTAGFTIAENRRSARAIVDTANAFAHTFDGVQYDPMVSVRRDDGGAYLVEMRSNLDEARWIAEQVQRYVDEGTCNYKDIGILLRSVNTSGPVFIDEFRRLNIPYIVGGKVGLFRRPEAQAVGKLIAWINGDKGFFQKSRWDFHNQIRGNELLVSGITDWCEIIDDETLLKSLPGKLENWRGNVLDGVFTNFTEMYYDLLSVLGYERLDPDNVNDAVVMANLGRFSTLLTDYETAIMLDGKKRNWEKDLKGFCWFLNSFANSAYEEQPGDDIRNVNAVQLMTIHQSKGLEWSVVFVPAVVESRFPSNLMGRHGTWLMPGDLFGQARYEGDLNSERKLMYVACTRAKDVLVVSYFTTMNGNARSPGVFVIAGPLRDKLQHLSQADLLPLHSLTPSHDSEEVVTYATGELIIYGRCPYMYRMNRMWGYEPGLKPRIGYGRTLHHCLREAADLIREEKLDPITGVAEAVKTHFYLPFAGRGQRAGMKDAAREKLINFAVTHEADMYHIREVESRIEFPLQNATVVGKVDVILHDREGIEVRDYKTSDRVVSRDEAAFQVRLYAQGLSMLGEEVKRGSIAYLDDASVADVSVCPEDLASVVAMAEQRVTGIQNHEFPAQPGENCKNCDYHTICKFSNMT from the coding sequence ATGCCACAGGATAAACTGCAATATCGAATATTAAACGAACCATTTAAACTATCTAGCCCACAAATAGAAGCGGTCCTTTCCAAAAAAAATAGGGTACGCGTTGTTGCCGGTGCAGGTGCAGGAAAAACAGAAACACTCACACGGAAAATAGTGCACCTGCTGATGGAGAAAAAGGCTTCCCCGTCATCCATCGTGGCATTCACATTTACCGAAAAGGCGGCTCAAAGCATGAAAAGCCGCGTATACGATAGAATCCGATATTTTGGGGGGGATGCAGTCTGCGCCCAGTTAGGTGACATGTACGTAGGGACCATCCACGCCTACTGTGCACGGCTGCTTGAAGATTTCTTTGGGTATGGAGGGTACAGTATCCTCGATGAAAATCAGGAGATGGCATATCTCCATCGATTCGGATGGGATCTCAATATTCTCTCAGATAAGTCCCATTCTCAGAAATGCCAGATTTTTCGGAGAAATCTTAATGTCGTCTATGCCGACATGCTCCCCCGGCATATTCTTAAAGAACGCGCAGAAGACTTTGCGGTGGCAATCCAGACATATGAACAGAGTCTGGACGACCACCGAAAGCTCACCTTCGACCGGATAATCGACATCACAGTAAAGGAACTGGAGAAGCACCCCGAAAAAACCCAGCACATTCGCTATCTCATCGTGGATGAGTATCAGGATATTAATCGTGCACAAGAACGACTAATACAGTTGCTCAGCAGAAATGCCCAACTATTCGTGGTCGGCGATCCCCGCCAGACTATTTACCAGTGGCGCGGTTCCGACGACAGATGTTTCGAGAACTTTGTGAACGAGAAAAATGCCTCGGTTACAGCGGGATTCACGATTGCGGAGAATCGGAGAAGTGCACGTGCCATTGTAGACACAGCAAATGCGTTTGCTCACACATTTGACGGTGTGCAGTATGATCCCATGGTATCTGTCCGCAGGGATGACGGCGGTGCGTACCTGGTGGAAATGCGATCCAATCTGGACGAGGCGAGGTGGATTGCCGAGCAGGTCCAGAGGTATGTGGATGAAGGCACATGCAATTACAAGGACATCGGGATTCTACTGCGCAGTGTGAACACATCCGGTCCGGTGTTCATTGATGAGTTCCGTCGTCTGAATATCCCCTACATTGTCGGTGGGAAGGTCGGTTTGTTCCGCCGCCCTGAAGCACAGGCGGTAGGGAAGTTGATCGCCTGGATCAATGGAGATAAGGGATTTTTCCAGAAGAGCCGCTGGGACTTTCATAACCAGATACGCGGGAATGAACTTCTGGTTTCAGGGATCACGGACTGGTGTGAGATCATCGACGATGAGACTTTATTGAAGAGTCTGCCTGGGAAGTTGGAGAACTGGCGTGGGAACGTGCTTGACGGAGTTTTCACCAACTTCACAGAGATGTACTATGACCTTCTCAGTGTTCTCGGGTATGAGCGTCTGGATCCGGACAATGTCAACGATGCCGTTGTCATGGCAAATCTGGGCAGATTCAGCACGCTGCTTACCGACTACGAAACTGCAATCATGCTGGATGGAAAAAAGCGGAACTGGGAAAAGGATCTGAAGGGATTTTGCTGGTTCTTGAATAGTTTCGCCAACTCAGCCTACGAGGAGCAACCCGGCGATGACATCCGGAACGTGAACGCGGTCCAACTCATGACCATACACCAGAGTAAGGGGCTTGAGTGGTCGGTCGTGTTCGTGCCTGCTGTTGTAGAGAGTCGTTTTCCGTCAAATCTGATGGGCCGTCACGGCACCTGGTTAATGCCCGGGGATCTCTTTGGGCAGGCACGGTATGAAGGTGATCTGAATAGTGAGCGGAAGTTGATGTACGTGGCATGCACCCGGGCCAAGGATGTCCTGGTGGTCAGCTATTTCACAACAATGAACGGGAATGCCCGGAGTCCTGGAGTTTTCGTGATTGCAGGTCCATTACGGGATAAACTGCAGCATTTATCGCAGGCTGATCTGTTGCCCCTTCATTCCCTTACACCAAGTCATGATTCTGAGGAGGTGGTCACCTACGCCACGGGCGAGTTGATCATCTATGGCCGGTGTCCGTACATGTACCGCATGAACCGGATGTGGGGGTATGAACCAGGTTTGAAGCCGCGGATTGGATATGGTCGCACGCTTCATCACTGCCTGCGAGAGGCAGCAGACTTGATCCGGGAGGAGAAACTGGATCCCATTACCGGAGTCGCTGAGGCCGTTAAAACCCATTTTTACCTCCCCTTTGCAGGGCGCGGACAACGAGCGGGTATGAAGGATGCTGCCCGGGAGAAGTTGATCAACTTCGCTGTCACACATGAGGCTGACATGTACCATATCCGTGAGGTGGAGTCGCGTATTGAATTTCCTCTCCAGAATGCCACTGTCGTCGGAAAAGTGGATGTGATCCTCCATGATAGGGAGGGAATCGAAGTGCGCGACTACAAGACCTCAGATCGTGTTGTTTCCCGGGATGAGGCGGCGTTCCAGGTGCGTCTGTACGCGCAGGGTCTGTCAATGCTGGGGGAGGAGGTAAAAAGGGGGTCGATTGCCTACCTTGATGACGCCTCCGTGGCTGACGTGAGTGTCTGCCCGGAGGATCTGGCATCAGTGGTGGCGATGGCTGAGCAGCGTGTGACGGGCATCCAGAACCACGAGTTCCCGGCACAGCCGGGCGAGAACTGCAAGAACTGTGATTACCACACAATTTGTAAATTTTCAAATATGACATAA
- a CDS encoding EVE domain-containing protein, whose product MTHWLAISNRTNSDVTITKQIWGVPKRYINAISKTHPGDTLLVYVGQQVIDKDTTLPPAITGCFEITSAVYEDEKPIFTAPPKLGNEVFPLRIRLKTVQVFDPPVEFKPLIPDLTFITNKKMWSGHIRGQAMRAIPEEDFALIMKAAQTPRD is encoded by the coding sequence ATGACCCACTGGCTCGCCATCTCCAACCGCACAAACTCAGACGTCACGATCACAAAGCAGATCTGGGGCGTCCCGAAGAGGTACATCAACGCGATCAGCAAGACCCACCCCGGCGACACCCTCCTCGTCTATGTCGGGCAGCAGGTGATCGATAAGGACACCACCCTCCCCCCTGCCATCACCGGGTGCTTCGAGATCACCTCGGCGGTCTATGAGGACGAAAAACCGATCTTCACCGCGCCGCCCAAACTCGGGAACGAGGTCTTCCCCCTCAGGATCAGACTGAAGACTGTCCAGGTCTTCGACCCGCCGGTGGAGTTCAAGCCCCTGATCCCTGACCTGACGTTCATCACGAACAAAAAGATGTGGTCAGGGCATATCAGGGGGCAGGCGATGCGGGCGATCCCGGAGGAGGACTTTGCACTCATCATGAAGGCGGCACAGACGCCGCGGGACTGA
- a CDS encoding DEAD/DEAH box helicase family protein: MPSDLLRDNVVLGSFMHHLLGADSFETIQGRLREVREGFDEEDRSYYAQNIATWEGGDPRILCKLREYDEHILSYVRHINTKRTGTMPITLKYFQYLAILYTEIYLDRYFNDRKNQIAELNRFALKHYGSKFTYTPTDFRKIAYWMATGSGKTLILHINILQWLHYNRGPDAIPIDKILLITTSESLSAQHLDEMKKSGIPAEMYQTGYFAGMLSPETVHIIDINKLYDQEKERENTRNKLEPRNPKNKGSSGGGVRVDVRTIGSHNLILVDEGHVGSSGKVWRELRDKVSENGFTFEYSATFGQAIRKKGGNIDKDLLRTYGRAIIFNYSYPYFYGDYFGKDFRLLNLERSGDTPFTSEFKHLVLLANLLTFYEQRLIYDTYPDEVAEYNLDAPLWIFVGRTVQLSTALNENIQNTSDILEVLRFLHAVLANEGNRIVETMAAILDGRSGLVDQKLNRDLFARNYPETRLAYLRERMEKDDCTAEDIYKDILSRLFHTSTTGSLQIADIKKARGEIGLRCATSSGNPAVSPYFGIINIGDTATFLDAVQAEIPEIQRQDDEFTPSLFTSVAYRDSPTNVLIGAKKFSTGWNSYRVSCMGLINVGQNAGTEIVQTFGRGVRLRGKNFSLKRSAGSGDVVPSYIPALETLHVFGIGADYMEIFKTEMGEDLPPEPKKWTIPTTPSRKYLEYKLLIPRFSEAQFISRRVITPDPSGPRSTVQVDLDLRPQVETYQRTTQGTGIGDQTLTLPIHIKPEYLDMLNWTRIYFELMDYRNERGWYNMVFGEDTLRAIMDAKPYTLICPAAQITPRSYEDLWKIEQIVISILKKYLLRYYNKEVSQYAKETVDVQILDAKNRNMTVTYTIQAPSTNTELIANLQQLIEEGLKQFNAGEGDEFNTGLKNVHIEQHLYQPLLALSKGSPLVIQPTGLQESEQKFIMNLRTYLEQNPQILDSTHLFVIRNRVKSGVKFFETVNFYPDFIIWAVCGKTQHLLFVDPHGLGRINSFKEEKIELSTTIKTDYEPRIQERLMQHKEIEPGTSVYLDSAIIAAPDTPKAVIKQNFGVSNDAEYNKNHVFFPEDENYIEKLLGIILDTN; encoded by the coding sequence ATGCCATCCGACCTGCTGCGTGATAACGTCGTCCTCGGCTCCTTCATGCACCATCTCCTCGGGGCTGACTCCTTTGAGACCATCCAGGGTCGTCTCCGTGAAGTCAGGGAGGGATTCGACGAAGAGGACCGCAGTTACTACGCCCAGAACATTGCCACCTGGGAGGGCGGGGATCCCCGTATCCTTTGCAAACTGCGGGAATACGACGAGCACATCCTCTCGTACGTGCGCCACATCAACACCAAGCGCACCGGCACCATGCCCATCACGCTGAAGTACTTCCAGTACCTTGCCATCCTGTACACCGAGATCTACCTCGATCGCTACTTCAATGACCGTAAGAACCAGATCGCAGAACTCAATCGGTTTGCACTGAAACACTATGGATCCAAATTCACCTACACCCCCACCGATTTTAGAAAGATCGCCTACTGGATGGCCACCGGCAGCGGCAAGACCCTCATCCTCCACATCAACATCCTCCAGTGGCTCCACTACAACCGGGGCCCAGATGCCATCCCGATTGACAAAATCCTCCTCATCACCACCAGTGAATCACTCTCGGCCCAGCATCTGGACGAGATGAAGAAGAGCGGCATTCCCGCGGAAATGTATCAAACCGGCTACTTTGCAGGCATGCTGAGCCCAGAGACCGTGCACATCATCGACATCAACAAACTCTACGATCAGGAGAAAGAACGCGAAAACACTAGGAATAAACTGGAGCCCAGAAACCCAAAGAACAAGGGATCGAGTGGTGGGGGCGTTCGGGTGGATGTCAGGACCATCGGGAGCCACAACCTCATCCTCGTCGACGAAGGCCATGTTGGATCAAGTGGGAAAGTTTGGCGGGAACTCCGCGATAAGGTGAGCGAGAACGGCTTCACCTTCGAGTACAGCGCCACATTCGGGCAGGCCATCAGAAAAAAAGGAGGTAACATCGATAAGGATCTTCTCCGCACCTACGGCCGTGCCATCATCTTCAACTACTCCTATCCCTATTTCTATGGCGATTACTTTGGGAAGGACTTCCGTCTTCTCAATCTGGAGCGATCCGGGGACACCCCCTTCACCTCCGAGTTCAAGCACCTTGTTCTCCTCGCCAACCTCCTCACCTTCTACGAGCAGCGCCTCATCTACGACACATACCCCGACGAGGTGGCAGAGTACAACCTGGACGCACCTCTCTGGATCTTTGTGGGGCGCACCGTCCAGTTAAGTACTGCTCTCAACGAAAACATCCAGAACACCTCCGACATCCTTGAAGTACTCCGCTTCCTCCATGCCGTGCTGGCAAATGAGGGCAACCGCATTGTGGAGACCATGGCCGCCATCCTTGACGGCAGGTCCGGACTCGTCGACCAGAAACTCAACCGGGATCTCTTTGCACGCAACTACCCCGAAACCCGCCTCGCCTATCTGCGGGAGCGCATGGAAAAGGATGACTGTACTGCCGAGGACATCTACAAGGACATACTCTCCAGACTCTTCCACACCTCCACCACTGGTTCTCTCCAGATCGCCGACATAAAAAAAGCCCGCGGCGAGATAGGCCTCCGCTGCGCTACCTCATCGGGTAACCCTGCAGTCAGTCCCTACTTCGGTATCATCAATATTGGGGACACGGCAACATTCCTTGACGCAGTCCAGGCCGAAATCCCAGAAATCCAGAGGCAGGACGACGAATTCACGCCGTCTCTCTTTACCTCCGTGGCGTACAGGGACTCCCCCACCAATGTCCTCATCGGCGCAAAAAAATTCTCAACCGGCTGGAATTCCTATCGCGTCAGCTGCATGGGACTCATCAACGTCGGCCAGAATGCAGGGACCGAAATCGTCCAGACCTTTGGGAGAGGCGTCCGTCTGCGGGGTAAGAACTTCTCACTCAAGAGAAGTGCTGGCAGCGGCGATGTGGTGCCATCATATATTCCCGCCCTCGAAACGCTCCATGTCTTTGGCATCGGCGCTGACTACATGGAGATATTCAAGACCGAAATGGGAGAGGATCTCCCACCGGAACCGAAAAAATGGACAATCCCAACCACCCCGTCCCGAAAGTATCTGGAATACAAACTCCTGATCCCCCGCTTCAGCGAGGCCCAGTTCATTTCCCGGCGGGTAATTACCCCGGACCCCAGTGGACCTCGCTCCACCGTTCAGGTGGACCTTGACCTCAGGCCCCAGGTCGAGACCTACCAGAGGACCACACAGGGAACCGGGATCGGAGATCAGACCCTGACCCTCCCCATTCATATCAAACCAGAATATCTTGACATGCTGAACTGGACCCGGATTTACTTTGAGCTCATGGACTACCGGAATGAACGCGGCTGGTACAACATGGTCTTCGGGGAGGACACGCTCAGGGCCATCATGGATGCAAAGCCATACACACTCATCTGCCCTGCAGCCCAGATCACACCACGGTCCTATGAAGACCTCTGGAAAATCGAGCAGATTGTCATCAGCATCCTCAAAAAATATCTCCTGCGGTACTACAACAAGGAAGTCAGTCAGTATGCCAAGGAGACCGTCGATGTCCAGATTCTGGACGCCAAAAACCGCAACATGACCGTCACCTACACCATTCAGGCCCCATCCACCAACACCGAGTTGATCGCCAACCTTCAACAACTCATCGAAGAGGGCCTGAAGCAGTTCAACGCCGGGGAAGGAGATGAATTCAACACCGGCCTGAAGAATGTTCATATCGAGCAGCACCTCTACCAGCCCCTCCTTGCCCTAAGCAAGGGCTCGCCCTTAGTGATTCAACCAACTGGGCTACAAGAGAGCGAGCAGAAATTCATTATGAACCTCCGTACGTATCTGGAGCAGAATCCCCAGATTTTAGATTCCACACACCTGTTTGTGATCCGAAATCGGGTGAAGTCGGGGGTGAAGTTCTTTGAAACGGTGAATTTCTATCCTGATTTCATTATTTGGGCAGTATGTGGTAAAACTCAGCACCTCCTCTTCGTGGATCCGCACGGCCTCGGTAGAATCAACAGTTTCAAAGAAGAAAAAATTGAACTGTCAACAACAATCAAAACGGATTATGAACCACGGATCCAGGAACGTCTGATGCAGCACAAAGAAATCGAACCCGGAACATCAGTGTATCTTGATTCAGCGATTATTGCCGCACCCGACACACCAAAGGCGGTGATCAAACAGAATTTTGGTGTATCCAATGATGCTGAATACAACAAAAATCATGTTTTCTTCCCCGAAGATGAAAATTATATCGAGAAATTACTTGGAATTATTCTGGATACCAACTAA